A region of the Bacteroidota bacterium genome:
TAAGCGGCATTAGGCGTCGGTAGTTGGTCACTACAAAAGTATCATAATTATTGAGGAAATGCGATTTTTAGGGCTCTTGGCGGGTAAATTTTGTGTCAGAATGCAAATACCAAAAGTCGGCAAAATTAGTATCTTTACCCCGTGCAGAGTTTTGTTGTTTCAGCGAGGAAATACCGGCCTTCATCATGGCATGATGTAATAGGGCAGGACCAGGTGGTGGTTACGTTAAAAAATGCGATTAAAAATAACCATTTGGCGCAATCGTTTTTATTTTGCGGACCAAGAGGGGTGGGGAAAACAACCTGTGCGCGTATTCTTGCAAAAACCATTAATTGCGAAAATTTACAGGAAAATGGCGAAGCATGTAATGCATGCGAAAGTTGTACTTCTTTTAACGAAAATGCATCGTTCAATATTCATGAAGTGGATGCTGCATCAAACAACTCGGTGGAAGATATCCGCAGTCTCGTTGATCAGGTTCGTTATGCACCGGCTTCAGGAAAATTTAAGATTTATATTATTGATGAGGTTCATATGCTCAGCGCATCTGCGTTTAACGCATTTTTGAAAACGTTGGAAGAACCGCCTGTTTACGTAAAATTTATTCTTGCCACAACAGAAAAACATAAAATTATTCCGACTATTTTGAGTCGTTGTCAGATTTTTGATTTTAACCGTATCAAAATCAAACACATGACCAAACAGTTGGAAATTATTTGTAAAAACGAGGGAATAGATTGCACCGACGAAGCCATGCACCTGATTGCGCAAAAAGCGGATGGTGCTATGCGCGATGCATTGAGTATTTTCGACAGAATTACCAGTTTTTCGGGCAAAACAATTACGGCAAAAGATGTAATTGAAAATTTAAATATTCTCGACTATGAATATTTTTTCAAAATAACAGAAGCATTTGCTGCAGAAGATGTAACTACTGCTTTGTTGTTATTTGATGAAATTATTAATAAAGGATTTGATGGTGATATTTTCATAAACGGACTCGCAGAACACTTTAGAAATATTTTGGTTTGTAAAGATGAAAATACACTTAAACTACTCGATACCAGTGAATCGGTAATTGAACGTTATAAAAACCAAAGTGATTTAATCAGTGCTTCGTTTTTAATAAGCGGTTTAAATATTTTAAATGGTGCAGATGTAAATTATCGTGCAAGCAAAAACAAACGTTTGCATGTGGAGTTGGCTATTATGAAATTGTGTTATATGCACAATGCAGTTTCTACACTGGCAAATGGCGGCGTGGAAAAAAAAACTTCTGACCTGAACGGAAAACGCCAAACCGTTTTTAGTAATCGTCTTGAAACCCCCGTAAAATCTGATACGCAGCCGGTTGCAGAAAAAAAAGAACCGGTTAATGATGCGCCTGTTAAAAAGGTAAAGGTTGAAAATAGTACAATAATTACAGCACAGGTTGAATCGGTGGAAACGGTAATGATACCGAAAAAAACAGATTTACGTCAGGCTATAAAAAAAGAAGAAGACGAAAAAAATGCCGCTCAACTGGTGCAAAAAACCGAAGAGCCGCTGAAGGTAATTTCACCGGAAATGTTTTTTATTGTTTGGAAACAATATGCTGATTTTATCCGTAACGATCAAAACCGTGTGGCAATTATTATGGATGCAGCCGCAGTTTCCATTAATGATACCAATAATATTGTTGTAAGGCTGGAGTCAAACCTGGAAGCCAATATTATGAAGGAAATGCAAAACGATTTACGTGAATTTATAATGGAAGGGCTTGAAAATAATCAATTTGATATTTCGTTTGTTGTAGAAACGGTCAAAAGTGATAAAGTAAAACGACCTTATACAACACAGGAAAAATATAAAAAAATGGAAGAAATAAATCCGCTCATAAAAGAGTTG
Encoded here:
- a CDS encoding DNA polymerase III subunit gamma/tau — its product is MQSFVVSARKYRPSSWHDVIGQDQVVVTLKNAIKNNHLAQSFLFCGPRGVGKTTCARILAKTINCENLQENGEACNACESCTSFNENASFNIHEVDAASNNSVEDIRSLVDQVRYAPASGKFKIYIIDEVHMLSASAFNAFLKTLEEPPVYVKFILATTEKHKIIPTILSRCQIFDFNRIKIKHMTKQLEIICKNEGIDCTDEAMHLIAQKADGAMRDALSIFDRITSFSGKTITAKDVIENLNILDYEYFFKITEAFAAEDVTTALLLFDEIINKGFDGDIFINGLAEHFRNILVCKDENTLKLLDTSESVIERYKNQSDLISASFLISGLNILNGADVNYRASKNKRLHVELAIMKLCYMHNAVSTLANGGVEKKTSDLNGKRQTVFSNRLETPVKSDTQPVAEKKEPVNDAPVKKVKVENSTIITAQVESVETVMIPKKTDLRQAIKKEEDEKNAAQLVQKTEEPLKVISPEMFFIVWKQYADFIRNDQNRVAIIMDAAAVSINDTNNIVVRLESNLEANIMKEMQNDLREFIMEGLENNQFDISFVVETVKSDKVKRPYTTQEKYKKMEEINPLIKELKESLGFELDY